In one window of Chloroflexota bacterium DNA:
- a CDS encoding DUF402 domain-containing protein produces the protein MITVHKLDHTGKEKIAYTGEVLQRTQNMMVLEARFERERMELGYVTLTTGDRFVEYFYSDHWYNVFAIYDAQDDSFKGWYCNVTRPASIDGAHIYAEDLALDYFVQPSGKEFVLDEDEFAELPLAAEEIAAARAALNELRALAAKREGPFARL, from the coding sequence GTGATCACTGTTCACAAGTTGGATCATACTGGCAAAGAAAAGATTGCCTACACCGGCGAAGTCCTGCAACGCACACAGAATATGATGGTGTTGGAGGCGCGGTTCGAGCGCGAGCGCATGGAGCTTGGCTACGTGACGCTGACGACGGGCGACCGCTTCGTGGAATATTTTTATTCCGACCACTGGTACAACGTGTTTGCCATTTACGACGCCCAAGACGATTCATTCAAAGGCTGGTATTGCAACGTCACCCGTCCGGCCAGCATTGACGGCGCGCACATTTACGCCGAAGACCTGGCGCTCGATTATTTCGTTCAGCCGTCGGGCAAAGAGTTTGTGTTGGACGAGGATGAGTTTGCCGAGTTGCCGCTCGCCGCCGAAGAAATTGCCGCCGCGCGCGCCGCCCTGAATGAATTGCGGGCGCTGGCGGCAAAGCGCGAAGGGCCGTTTGCCCGCCTTTAA
- a CDS encoding alpha/beta hydrolase — MSAIVVNDDVVHYEVLGRGPGVLFIHGWLGSWRYWIPTMQAVSARYRTYAIDLWGFGDSGKKPMYYNLDTQAELITKFMDTLGVAKLALVGHGLGGVVALRFATQHPEWVVKLMTIGTPFNKTSINPRFTSSDVPSLLDWLVGKGPGSAEVITETNKLDPAVIQKSMEYIGATDLMAELNGTNAPTLLVNGDKDAAITPPLEEWFNGGKPNLHHISFEDGKHFPMLDDPPKFSRLVADFLEAKDLTSLELKDEWKRRMR, encoded by the coding sequence ATGAGCGCCATTGTCGTCAACGACGATGTAGTCCATTACGAGGTGCTGGGGCGCGGCCCCGGCGTCTTGTTCATCCACGGCTGGCTCGGCTCGTGGCGCTACTGGATTCCGACGATGCAGGCCGTCTCGGCCCGCTACCGCACCTACGCTATAGATTTGTGGGGCTTCGGCGACTCCGGCAAGAAGCCGATGTATTACAACCTCGACACTCAGGCTGAACTGATCACCAAATTCATGGATACCCTCGGCGTGGCCAAGCTGGCCCTCGTCGGCCACGGGCTGGGCGGCGTGGTGGCCCTGCGCTTTGCCACCCAGCACCCGGAGTGGGTGGTGAAGCTGATGACGATTGGCACGCCGTTCAACAAGACATCCATCAATCCTCGCTTTACGTCGTCGGACGTGCCGTCTCTGCTCGACTGGCTGGTGGGCAAAGGCCCCGGCTCTGCCGAAGTCATTACCGAAACCAACAAGCTCGACCCGGCGGTGATTCAAAAATCAATGGAATACATCGGCGCGACCGACCTGATGGCCGAACTCAACGGGACGAATGCTCCTACTTTGCTGGTGAACGGCGACAAAGACGCCGCCATCACCCCGCCGCTCGAGGAGTGGTTCAACGGCGGCAAGCCCAACCTGCACCACATCTCGTTTGAAGACGGCAAGCACTTCCCCATGCTCGACGACCCGCCCAAGTTCAGCCGCCTGGTGGCCGACTTCCTCGAAGCCAAAGATTTGACGAGTTTGGAGTTGAAGGATGAGTGGAAGCGGAGGATGAGGTAA
- a CDS encoding ABC transporter ATP-binding protein, whose translation MLEVRNLSKSFGTVQALHNVSFTVKAGDVLAVLGPSGCGKSTLLSIIAGLTPSNSGDVLWDGESIQGQPTHQRNFGLMFQDYALFPHLSVGDNVGFGLKGNDKARVSELLERVGLKGFERRDVQTLSGGEAQRVALARALAPRPRLLMLDEPLGALDRALREQLTGELRSLLRAFGQTAIYVTHDQQEAFGIADQALILQAGNVAQIGPTVEVYRQPANDFVRKFLGPGKLIEGRVTEAATIKTEVGEWPMVENGLAAQPGDEVVMLLRAEGVRKR comes from the coding sequence ATGTTGGAAGTTCGCAACCTCTCGAAATCATTTGGCACCGTGCAGGCGCTCCACAATGTCTCGTTCACGGTGAAGGCCGGCGACGTGCTGGCGGTGCTGGGGCCGTCGGGCTGTGGCAAATCAACTCTGCTGTCAATTATCGCCGGGCTGACTCCTTCTAACTCCGGCGACGTGCTGTGGGACGGCGAGTCGATTCAGGGGCAACCGACTCACCAGCGCAACTTTGGTCTTATGTTTCAGGATTACGCTTTGTTTCCCCACCTCTCAGTCGGCGACAACGTGGGCTTTGGGCTGAAGGGGAACGACAAAGCGCGAGTGAGCGAACTGTTGGAGCGTGTTGGGCTGAAAGGCTTCGAGCGGCGCGACGTACAAACCCTGTCAGGCGGCGAGGCGCAGAGGGTGGCGCTGGCCCGCGCCCTCGCGCCCCGGCCACGCCTGTTAATGCTCGACGAGCCGCTGGGCGCGCTCGACCGGGCGCTGAGGGAGCAGTTGACAGGCGAATTGCGAAGCCTGCTACGCGCTTTCGGGCAGACGGCGATTTACGTGACTCACGATCAGCAGGAAGCCTTCGGCATTGCCGACCAGGCGCTGATTCTGCAAGCAGGCAACGTGGCGCAGATTGGGCCGACCGTTGAAGTGTATCGCCAGCCAGCAAACGACTTCGTGCGGAAGTTTTTGGGACCGGGGAAGTTGATCGAGGGCCGGGTGACAGAGGCGGCTACAATTAAGACAGAGGTTGGGGAGTGGCCGATGGTTGAAAATGGGCTGGCGGCTCAACCGGGAGATGAGGTGGTGATGTTGCTCAGGGCCGAGGGAGTCCGAAAACGGTGA
- a CDS encoding thiamine diphosphokinase, translating into MRSIRTVIFANGELQDLDAARAVVQPTDTIIAADGGAKHCLALGVLPHILIGDFDSLAPTDLTALEAAGTRIIRHPARKDQTDLELALDFALTGGADDIIVLGALGGRWDQTLANLLLLAWPALSSTRIRLLDGTQEISLLRGPGELTFAGTAGDTISLIPVGGDASGITTSGLEYPLSGETLNFGSTRGISNVMIEPQVTVALTKGLLICVTIRVNGFT; encoded by the coding sequence TTGCGAAGCATACGCACTGTCATTTTTGCCAACGGCGAACTCCAAGATTTAGACGCCGCCCGCGCCGTCGTCCAACCGACCGACACCATCATCGCCGCCGACGGCGGGGCCAAACACTGTCTCGCTCTTGGTGTTCTCCCTCACATCCTCATCGGCGACTTCGACTCACTCGCGCCCACTGATCTGACCGCGCTCGAAGCCGCCGGGACGCGCATCATCCGCCACCCGGCCCGCAAAGACCAAACCGACCTGGAACTCGCGCTCGACTTTGCGCTGACCGGAGGCGCAGACGACATTATCGTTCTCGGCGCGCTGGGCGGGCGCTGGGATCAGACGCTTGCTAATTTGCTCCTGCTCGCCTGGCCCGCACTGTCCTCAACTCGCATTCGCCTGCTTGATGGAACTCAAGAGATCAGCTTGCTGCGCGGGCCGGGCGAACTGACCTTCGCCGGCACTGCCGGGGATACCATCTCTCTGATCCCCGTCGGCGGCGACGCCAGCGGCATCACCACCTCCGGTCTCGAATATCCGCTGAGCGGCGAAACGTTGAACTTCGGCTCCACGCGCGGCATTAGCAACGTGATGATTGAGCCGCAGGTCACTGTTGCTTTGACCAAAGGGCTTTTGATTTGTGTGACAATCAGGGTCAACGGATTTACCTGA
- a CDS encoding nucleotidyltransferase domain-containing protein: protein MTAKQEQHLHQITQTLVERIRPEKIVLFGSQAAGKATEQSDFDLLVILESDLRRDKRQELISRALRPRTFPVDILAYTPAEVQACVKDRHSFLNHILKTGKVLCERQSQRMAEPG, encoded by the coding sequence ATGACTGCCAAACAGGAACAACACCTACATCAAATCACCCAAACTCTGGTCGAGCGCATCCGGCCTGAGAAAATCGTGCTGTTTGGCTCGCAGGCGGCTGGCAAGGCCACCGAACAGAGCGACTTTGATTTACTGGTGATCCTCGAATCAGACTTGCGCCGCGACAAGCGCCAGGAACTGATCAGCCGCGCTCTGCGTCCGCGCACCTTTCCGGTTGACATTCTGGCCTATACTCCGGCTGAAGTGCAAGCCTGTGTCAAAGACCGCCATTCTTTTCTCAACCACATTTTGAAGACGGGCAAAGTCCTCTGTGAACGCCAAAGTCAACGAATGGCTGAGCCGGGCTGA
- a CDS encoding DUF4126 domain-containing protein — protein MIEAVTSLFSAFGLSASAGLNAYLPLLIVALAARFTDWFKLAPPFDALTSPWAIGVLVVLLLIEFFADKAPAVNHLNDAIQTFVRPTAGAILFAASTQTAIHVHPVFMIILGLLVAGTVHTAKSAIVRPAVTATTAGIGNTPVSILEDIVAAVISILAIVLPVLISLLMILLTAFIIWWLWRRRAARPARA, from the coding sequence ATGATCGAAGCCGTCACTTCTCTCTTTTCAGCCTTCGGCCTCTCGGCCAGCGCCGGCCTCAATGCCTACCTGCCGCTGTTGATTGTGGCTCTGGCCGCCCGCTTCACCGACTGGTTCAAGCTCGCCCCGCCGTTCGACGCCCTCACCTCACCCTGGGCAATTGGCGTGCTGGTCGTTCTGCTGTTGATTGAATTCTTCGCCGACAAGGCCCCGGCGGTCAACCACCTCAACGATGCCATTCAAACCTTCGTCCGCCCGACGGCGGGCGCGATCCTCTTCGCCGCCAGCACCCAAACGGCCATACACGTGCATCCGGTGTTTATGATCATCCTGGGTCTGCTGGTGGCGGGCACAGTGCACACGGCCAAGTCGGCCATTGTTCGCCCGGCAGTGACGGCCACCACTGCCGGCATCGGTAATACGCCGGTCAGCATTCTCGAAGACATCGTGGCCGCCGTCATTTCGATTCTCGCCATCGTCCTGCCGGTGCTCATCAGCCTATTGATGATTTTGCTGACGGCCTTCATCATCTGGTGGCTGTGGCGGCGCAGGGCGGCCCGCCCGGCGCGAGCGTAG
- a CDS encoding response regulator, translating into MAKILIAEDERDIRELITFTLRYAGHEVLSAANGEEALAAARESIPELILMDVRMPKMTGYEACRHMKADDKLKDVPVVFLSAKGQESEIQTGLEVGAADYILKPFAPDQLIKRVAEILGQKTE; encoded by the coding sequence ATGGCGAAAATACTGATTGCTGAAGACGAACGCGACATCCGGGAGCTGATTACCTTTACCCTGCGCTACGCCGGGCACGAGGTGCTGTCTGCCGCCAACGGCGAAGAGGCGCTGGCGGCGGCGCGCGAGTCCATCCCGGAGCTGATCTTGATGGACGTGCGCATGCCCAAGATGACGGGCTACGAGGCCTGCCGCCACATGAAGGCCGACGACAAGCTCAAAGACGTCCCGGTCGTATTCCTTTCGGCCAAGGGCCAGGAAAGCGAGATTCAAACCGGCCTCGAGGTCGGCGCAGCCGATTACATTCTCAAACCTTTCGCGCCCGATCAATTGATCAAGCGCGTGGCTGAAATTCTGGGGCAGAAGACGGAGTGA
- a CDS encoding iron ABC transporter permease: MFRYLWLLPLAFFALFYVYPMATIIGLSGGDGMLATLADSNTWRVVGFTFWQATLSTIATLLVGLPGAYLVGRHRFRGKSLLRALTAVPFVMPTLVVAAGFNALIGERGWINLGLAVLNLPALTLSGLAAIVLAHVFYNTTIVIRLVGDYWSHLDPRLSQAARTLGVSPLRAFATVTLPLLAPALFAAALLVFIFDFTSFGVVLVLGGPRFATLEVEIYRQTFAFFNLPAAAALSLLQLACTLALTILYTRFSASVTRAATLRSTEFTQRPLTSLKQKTLAAIVIAGLFVLLLSPLTALTVRSIIKLEADQGERGAFQTGLTLDYYHALFENERGAAFFYTPISAVGNSARYAVVTVALSLMLGLPTAWMLANPRPNDSPSPDGAVPSGGATAVGGWSQLIEPFLMLPLGTSAVTLGLGFLIAFSRPPFNLRASPILIPLAHTLIAFPFVVRTLLPTWQSIRPQWRGAAATLGASQAEVWRRIDLPLIGRAALVAAAFAFAISLGEFGATALLTRPEFPTVPLAIYSFIGKPGALNFGRALALSVILMLTSGASILLIERARLKGVAEF, encoded by the coding sequence ATGTTTCGCTATCTCTGGCTCCTGCCGCTCGCCTTCTTCGCCCTGTTCTACGTTTACCCGATGGCAACCATCATCGGCCTGAGCGGCGGCGACGGCATGTTGGCAACGCTCGCCGACTCGAACACCTGGCGCGTCGTCGGCTTCACATTTTGGCAAGCAACGCTGTCTACTATTGCCACGCTCCTCGTCGGCCTGCCGGGCGCGTACCTGGTAGGCCGCCATCGCTTTCGCGGCAAGAGTCTTCTGCGCGCCCTCACCGCCGTGCCTTTCGTCATGCCCACGCTCGTCGTCGCCGCCGGATTCAATGCCCTGATTGGCGAGCGCGGCTGGATCAATTTGGGACTGGCCGTGCTCAACTTGCCGGCATTGACTCTCTCCGGTTTGGCCGCCATCGTCCTGGCCCACGTTTTCTACAACACCACCATCGTCATCCGCCTGGTCGGCGACTACTGGAGCCACCTCGACCCGCGCCTCTCTCAAGCCGCCCGGACTCTGGGCGTGAGTCCTCTCCGCGCATTTGCCACCGTCACCCTGCCTCTGCTGGCGCCCGCTTTGTTCGCCGCCGCCCTGCTCGTCTTCATCTTCGACTTCACTTCTTTCGGCGTAGTGCTTGTCCTCGGCGGCCCCAGGTTTGCCACGCTCGAAGTTGAGATTTATCGCCAGACCTTCGCCTTCTTCAACCTGCCGGCGGCGGCGGCGCTCTCGCTCCTGCAACTGGCTTGCACGCTCGCCCTGACGATTCTCTACACCCGCTTCTCGGCCAGTGTCACGCGCGCCGCTACTTTGCGTTCCACTGAGTTCACCCAGCGTCCACTCACCTCGCTCAAGCAAAAGACATTGGCCGCCATCGTCATCGCCGGCTTGTTTGTGTTACTACTCTCGCCGCTCACGGCGCTTACCGTCCGCTCCATCATAAAGCTGGAAGCTGATCAGGGGGAACGCGGGGCGTTTCAAACCGGGTTGACCTTAGACTACTACCACGCCTTGTTTGAAAACGAACGGGGAGCCGCCTTTTTTTACACGCCCATCAGCGCCGTAGGAAACTCGGCTCGATATGCCGTTGTCACCGTTGCGCTCTCGTTGATGTTGGGTCTTCCGACGGCGTGGATGTTAGCGAACCCTCGCCCGAACGACTCCCCCTCTCCTGACGGTGCTGTTCCGTCAGGGGGCGCGACAGCGGTTGGGGGGTGGAGCCAACTGATCGAGCCCTTCCTCATGCTCCCTCTCGGCACTTCAGCCGTTACCCTCGGCCTGGGCTTTCTCATTGCCTTCAGCCGGCCGCCGTTCAACCTGCGCGCCTCGCCAATTCTTATTCCGCTGGCGCACACGCTCATTGCATTTCCATTTGTAGTTCGCACGCTCCTGCCCACGTGGCAGAGCATTCGCCCGCAGTGGCGAGGGGCGGCGGCCACGCTCGGCGCGAGCCAGGCCGAAGTGTGGCGGCGGATTGATTTGCCATTAATCGGACGGGCGGCGCTGGTGGCGGCGGCCTTTGCCTTCGCCATCTCGCTCGGCGAGTTCGGCGCAACCGCCCTCCTCACCCGCCCCGAATTTCCAACCGTGCCGCTCGCTATCTACTCGTTCATCGGCAAACCAGGCGCGCTCAACTTTGGCCGCGCCCTCGCCCTGAGCGTCATCCTCATGCTCACCAGCGGGGCCAGCATCCTGCTCATCGAGCGCGCGCGGCTCAAGGGTGTGGCCGAGTTTTGA
- a CDS encoding thiamine ABC transporter substrate-binding protein, with protein MSKKLSLLTLTLTLLLAACVAPAGPRSLTVMTHNSFTVTDSVLKEFESANNVTVTVLKSGDAGMMLNIAILNKSAPLADVLYGVDNTLLSRALDEELFEAYDAPALAEIPAALKLDDENRALPVDYGDVCLNYDKAYFAEKGLPPPGGLTDLTRPEYKGLTVVEDPATSSPGLAFVLAAWSAFGDEGFGDYWAAMRENDVKVAADWETAYYTDFSGSSGKGPRPIVVSYASSPPAEVFFASQPLSDSPTASVASAGSCFRQIEFVGILKDTKNRGLAEKWIDFMLSKTFQEDMPLNMFVYPALPSATLPDVFVKYTPTVESPVSLSPQIIADKREALIREWTEIVVK; from the coding sequence ATGTCCAAAAAACTCTCACTCCTCACTCTAACTCTAACTTTGCTCCTCGCCGCCTGCGTCGCGCCTGCCGGGCCGCGCTCGCTCACGGTGATGACGCACAACTCGTTCACCGTCACCGACTCGGTGCTGAAAGAATTCGAGTCGGCCAACAACGTCACGGTGACGGTGCTCAAGTCGGGCGACGCAGGCATGATGCTGAATATAGCTATCCTCAACAAGAGCGCGCCGCTGGCCGACGTGCTTTACGGAGTGGACAATACCTTGCTCTCTCGCGCCCTCGACGAAGAACTGTTTGAAGCTTACGACGCTCCGGCCCTGGCTGAGATTCCCGCCGCTCTCAAACTGGACGACGAGAATCGCGCTCTGCCGGTGGATTACGGTGACGTGTGCCTGAACTACGACAAAGCCTACTTTGCAGAAAAAGGTCTCCCGCCACCCGGCGGCCTCACCGACCTCACCCGGCCGGAGTACAAAGGTCTGACCGTCGTCGAAGACCCGGCCACGTCCTCCCCCGGTCTGGCTTTCGTCCTTGCCGCCTGGTCTGCCTTCGGCGACGAAGGCTTCGGCGATTATTGGGCGGCCATGCGCGAGAACGATGTCAAAGTTGCCGCCGACTGGGAGACGGCTTACTACACCGACTTCAGTGGGTCGAGCGGCAAAGGGCCGCGCCCCATCGTCGTCTCGTATGCCTCCAGCCCGCCCGCCGAAGTTTTCTTCGCCAGCCAGCCGTTGAGTGACTCGCCGACGGCCAGCGTCGCCAGCGCCGGGTCGTGCTTCCGGCAAATTGAGTTCGTGGGCATTCTCAAAGACACGAAGAACCGTGGCCTGGCCGAGAAGTGGATTGACTTCATGTTGAGCAAGACGTTTCAGGAAGACATGCCGCTCAACATGTTCGTCTACCCGGCCCTGCCGTCGGCAACACTGCCCGACGTGTTCGTGAAGTACACGCCCACCGTCGAGTCGCCCGTCAGCCTCAGCCCGCAGATCATCGCCGACAAACGCGAGGCGCTGATCAGGGAGTGGACGGAGATCGTCGTAAAGTAA